The proteins below come from a single Arthrobacter crystallopoietes genomic window:
- a CDS encoding polyprenyl synthetase family protein, with translation METSDNRNRSTAEQEKFQNCLVTGLQEFLGEQRAQLQEISEDAAELIDAVAVLADGGKRLRALLAYWGWRGAGGAELAGQAVQAGIAIELFQAAALIHDDIIDRSDTRRGKPSVHRGFELRHRQRGWSLGAERYGEAAAILAGDLCLSFSEEVFAGIGSEGASGTTARKIFNRMRAEVMAGQYLDVLEEVAGPGRPREHAVDRALKILRYKSAKYSTEHPLCLGGALAGGDSELISRYSAFGLPLGEAFQIRDDVLGVFGDPETTGKPAGDDLREGKRTVLIGLTLNNCSASERDYLDKHLGSPDLTGAEIDGLRAIIEQSGALGSVEAMIAELSDAAFGALELLPVDTVVGEALQHLADRAVRRTA, from the coding sequence ATGGAGACGTCTGACAACAGAAACCGTTCGACAGCCGAGCAGGAGAAATTCCAGAACTGCCTCGTCACGGGGTTGCAGGAGTTTCTCGGTGAACAACGGGCGCAGTTACAGGAGATTTCCGAGGACGCGGCTGAACTGATAGATGCCGTCGCGGTTCTGGCAGATGGCGGAAAACGGTTGCGTGCCTTGCTCGCGTACTGGGGATGGCGCGGAGCCGGCGGTGCTGAGTTGGCCGGACAGGCAGTTCAAGCGGGTATCGCCATTGAACTTTTCCAGGCTGCGGCATTGATTCATGACGACATCATCGACCGTTCGGACACCCGAAGGGGAAAACCGAGCGTTCATCGTGGCTTTGAACTCCGGCATCGCCAACGCGGGTGGTCCCTGGGCGCAGAACGGTACGGCGAAGCCGCCGCTATCCTCGCAGGTGACCTCTGTTTGTCCTTCAGCGAAGAAGTCTTCGCCGGAATCGGTTCGGAGGGCGCCTCCGGAACAACTGCCCGGAAGATCTTCAACAGAATGCGAGCCGAGGTGATGGCCGGTCAATACCTGGATGTACTTGAAGAAGTAGCGGGTCCCGGCCGGCCGCGGGAGCACGCAGTGGACCGGGCGCTGAAGATTCTTCGTTATAAGTCCGCCAAGTATTCCACCGAGCATCCGCTCTGCCTAGGGGGCGCGTTAGCCGGAGGTGACTCGGAACTGATCAGCCGTTATTCCGCATTCGGGCTCCCATTGGGAGAAGCGTTCCAGATCCGCGATGACGTCCTTGGCGTCTTTGGCGACCCTGAAACAACAGGCAAGCCCGCCGGCGATGATCTCCGTGAAGGCAAGCGGACCGTATTGATCGGATTGACACTCAACAACTGCAGCGCTTCTGAGCGTGACTATCTCGACAAGCATCTGGGATCTCCTGATCTCACGGGAGCGGAAATCGACGGGCTCCGCGCGATCATCGAACAATCGGGGGCCCTCGGCTCAGTTGAGGCGATGATTGCCGAACTCAGCGATGCTGCTTTTGGCGCTTTGGAGTTGCTGCCCGTGGATACCGTTGTCGGCGAGGCCCTTCAACACCTCGCCGACCGCGCGGTGCGGCGCACCGCTTAA
- a CDS encoding lytic transglycosylase domain-containing protein encodes MTDQRPFSSSRAQGRTAAQPSRKLLTAAATAAIPAVVLSSAAFALPAQAAEQAPRMALQPKLAGPDLPVQLSRIVPASDVALQLPSTLRPALKPTPSAHTVKSGETISGIAARYGLGTSKVLSLNGLKPSSVIYPGQKIKLSGSASSGATKSSSGSSSSSGGSYTVKSGDTLSGIAARHSMGLSKILSLNGLKATSTIYPGQKIKVSGSAASATTTAKTSTTASGSGGSYTVKSGDTLSGIAARHSMGLSKILSLNGLKATSTIYPGQKIKVSGSAATVQTAKTSSTTASGSGSSYTVKAGDTLYGIAIKHNITLSKLLQSSGLKSTSVIYPGQKIKVSGAGSGGTDVNAASAEPLVPSTFLHYSYPKAVVAKANENKRLLLSTPQPSQSQMKAIIADTARSMGVDPALALAHAYQESGFQQTAVSPANAIGAMQVIPSSGDWASDLVGRKLNLLDPYDNATAGVAIIRSLVRTSDDLDDAIASYYQGQHSVKTHGMFDDTKTYVKAIKAHMKNF; translated from the coding sequence ATGACTGACCAGCGCCCGTTCTCCAGCAGCCGCGCCCAGGGACGGACTGCAGCCCAGCCTTCCCGCAAGCTGCTGACCGCCGCGGCCACCGCGGCGATTCCCGCCGTCGTACTTTCCTCCGCTGCTTTTGCGCTTCCGGCCCAAGCGGCGGAGCAGGCTCCCCGCATGGCACTGCAGCCCAAGCTGGCCGGTCCGGACCTCCCCGTGCAACTGTCCAGGATTGTTCCGGCTTCGGATGTTGCCCTCCAACTCCCGTCCACCCTGCGTCCGGCGCTGAAGCCCACTCCGTCAGCCCATACCGTCAAGTCGGGCGAAACCATCAGTGGTATCGCCGCTCGCTACGGCCTGGGCACTTCGAAAGTTCTCAGCCTCAACGGCTTGAAGCCCAGTTCGGTCATCTACCCGGGCCAGAAGATCAAGCTCTCGGGCAGCGCATCCTCGGGAGCCACCAAGTCATCATCGGGCTCCTCCTCTTCCTCCGGTGGGTCCTACACGGTCAAGTCGGGCGATACGTTGTCCGGAATTGCCGCCCGCCACAGCATGGGCCTGAGCAAGATCCTCTCGCTCAACGGCCTCAAGGCCACTTCCACCATTTACCCGGGCCAGAAGATCAAGGTCAGCGGATCGGCTGCGTCCGCGACCACCACCGCCAAGACCTCGACAACAGCCTCGGGCTCCGGTGGGTCCTACACGGTCAAGTCGGGCGATACGTTGTCCGGAATTGCCGCCCGCCACAGCATGGGCCTGAGCAAGATCCTCTCGCTCAACGGCCTCAAGGCCACTTCCACCATTTACCCGGGCCAGAAGATCAAGGTCAGCGGTTCAGCCGCCACCGTACAGACCGCTAAGACCTCATCGACAACGGCTTCGGGCTCCGGCTCCTCCTACACGGTCAAGGCCGGCGATACGCTGTACGGCATTGCGATCAAGCACAACATCACACTGAGCAAGCTTCTGCAGTCGAGCGGGCTGAAATCGACGTCGGTCATCTATCCGGGCCAGAAGATCAAGGTCTCGGGTGCCGGCAGCGGCGGGACGGATGTGAACGCTGCATCCGCTGAACCTTTGGTGCCCAGCACCTTCCTCCATTACTCGTACCCGAAGGCAGTGGTTGCGAAGGCAAACGAGAACAAGCGCCTGCTGCTCTCCACCCCGCAGCCCAGCCAGTCGCAGATGAAGGCCATCATTGCGGACACGGCACGCAGCATGGGCGTTGATCCGGCACTTGCCTTGGCACATGCCTACCAGGAGTCCGGTTTCCAGCAGACCGCGGTCTCCCCCGCCAACGCTATCGGCGCCATGCAGGTGATTCCGTCCTCGGGCGACTGGGCCTCGGATCTGGTTGGCCGGAAACTGAACCTGCTGGATCCCTACGACAACGCCACTGCCGGCGTGGCCATCATCCGCTCGCTCGTCCGCACCAGCGATGATCTCGACGACGCGATTGCGTCGTATTACCAGGGCCAGCACTCGGTAAAGACCCATGGCATGTTTGACGACACCAAGACGTATGTGAAGGCCATTAAGGCGCACATGAAGAATTTCTAA
- a CDS encoding Rv2175c family DNA-binding protein, which produces MSELEELITEWLPLPDVAERLDVSIKKVHSLIDEGAVIAVRIGERNIRSIPAAFIVEDQILDSLKGTIAVLGDSGFSDEAILRWLFTADETLPGRPIDALLEGRKTEIRRRAQALAW; this is translated from the coding sequence GTGAGTGAACTCGAAGAATTAATTACCGAATGGTTGCCGTTGCCCGATGTGGCCGAACGTCTCGACGTGTCAATCAAGAAGGTCCACAGCCTTATTGATGAAGGAGCCGTGATTGCCGTTCGGATAGGGGAGAGAAATATCCGATCCATTCCCGCTGCATTCATTGTCGAGGATCAGATCCTTGACAGCCTTAAGGGCACGATTGCTGTTCTCGGCGATTCAGGCTTCAGTGACGAGGCAATACTGCGCTGGCTCTTTACTGCCGATGAAACACTCCCGGGTCGCCCGATCGACGCACTGCTCGAGGGCCGCAAAACCGAGATCCGGCGCCGCGCCCAGGCTCTCGCCTGGTAG